From the Rhodothermales bacterium genome, one window contains:
- a CDS encoding DoxX family membrane protein codes for MAATTHRLIEWTDTYRDVTVDLIRIYLGIGLFVRGWLFITDASVLVGLLAGAGESSFASAALVHYVALVHLGGGLLLAFGLLTRVAALVQIPVLVGAVFFVHLNDGLLAAGQSLEFSALVLFLLVVLFFHGSGRLSLDYYLFEREESQAVREAQLVLFAPPSGSVAARRAVVGSRTEEAVVQPVPHYGSTAAQASACTCSPPHDRAHQRVQVERRYGMRALRFLTGTTGTPKEIVFRCRECGNVVEVSTDETDIAQYTYR; via the coding sequence ATGGCCGCCACCACGCACCGCCTCATCGAATGGACCGACACGTACCGTGACGTCACGGTCGACCTCATCCGCATCTACCTCGGCATCGGGCTCTTCGTGCGCGGGTGGCTCTTCATCACGGACGCATCGGTGCTCGTGGGGCTGTTGGCCGGGGCGGGCGAGTCGTCGTTCGCGTCGGCCGCGCTCGTCCATTACGTCGCGCTCGTCCATCTCGGAGGCGGGCTCCTCCTCGCCTTCGGTCTGCTGACGCGGGTGGCCGCCCTCGTGCAAATCCCGGTCCTCGTCGGCGCCGTATTCTTCGTCCACCTCAACGACGGTCTGCTCGCAGCGGGGCAGTCGCTGGAGTTCTCCGCACTCGTGCTGTTCCTCCTCGTCGTGCTGTTCTTCCACGGTTCGGGACGGCTCTCCCTGGATTACTACCTCTTCGAACGGGAGGAGTCGCAGGCCGTCCGCGAAGCGCAACTCGTCCTCTTCGCACCGCCTTCCGGTAGCGTCGCAGCGCGGCGCGCCGTCGTCGGGTCGAGGACTGAAGAGGCAGTCGTGCAGCCCGTCCCTCATTACGGATCGACGGCGGCCCAAGCCTCGGCGTGCACGTGCTCGCCCCCACACGACCGCGCCCACCAGCGTGTCCAGGTCGAGCGGCGCTACGGTATGCGCGCCCTCCGTTTCCTCACCGGCACGACAGGCACGCCGAAGGAAATCGTGTTCCGCTGTCGCGAATGCGGCAACGTCGTCGAAGTCAGCACCGACGAGACGGACATCGCGCAGTACACCTATCGGTAG